Proteins found in one Carassius auratus strain Wakin chromosome 12, ASM336829v1, whole genome shotgun sequence genomic segment:
- the plekha1b gene encoding pleckstrin homology domain-containing family A member 1 isoform X6 translates to MPYVDRQNRICGFLDIEEMESSGKFLRRYFILDTLEGSLVWYMDNPQNLPEGTSYVGSLKLIYISKVSDATKLRPKAEFCFVINAGMRKFYLQANDKQDLVEWVSALNNATKITVPKSGEQVAHNTAEACVDTLGAAKQVSYKTEIIAGVPIITTTQEKGEGQNGADKSGMRKPPGQLPFYLSRSNQDQSVIKAGYCVKQGAVMKNWKRRYFLLDDNALSYFKSDMEREPLRIIPLKEVNKVQECKQSDLMMRDNLFELVTTSRTFYIQSDSPDEMHGWIKAISGAIVAQRGPGRSAASRLNMTLRH, encoded by the exons ATGCCATACGTAGATCGTCAGAATCGGATCTGTGGCTTTCTAGACATAGAGGAAATGGAGAGCAGCGGCAAGTTTTTACGACGCTACTTCATTCTGGACACCCTGGAAGGCAGCCTGGTGTGGTACATGGATAACCCTCAG AATCTTCCAGAAGGAACATCCTATGTTGGCTCCCTCAAACTAATATATATTTCCAAG GTTAGCGATGCCACCAAATTGCGGCCAAAGGCAGAGTTCTGCTTTG TCATCAACGCTGGAATGAGGAAGTTTTACTTGCAGGCGAATGATAAGCAGGATTTAGTGGAGTGGGTCAGTGCACTCAACAATGCCACCAAAATCACA GTGCCAAAGTCAGGTGAGCAGGTGGCCCATAATACAGCAGAAGCATGTGTGGACACATTGGGTGCCGCGAAACAAGTGTCATACAAGACCGAAATCATTGCAGGAGTGCCCATCATCACCACCACACAG GAAAAGGGGGAAGGTCAGAATGGTGCCGATAAGAGTGGGATGAGGAAACCTCCTGGTCAGCTGCCGTTTTACCTGAGCCGGAGCAACCAAGACCAGTCGGTTATTAAAGCTGGATATTGTGTCAAACAGGGAGCTGTG ATGAAAAACTGGAAAAGGAGATACTTCTTGCTGGATGACAATGCACTAAGCTACTTCAAATCAGACATG GAGCGAGAGCCGTTACGAATTATTCCTCTGAAAGAAGTGAACAAGGTGCAGGAGTGTAAACAAAG TGACTTGATGATGAGGGACAATCTTTTTGAACTGGTTACTACCTCAAGAACATTTTACATTCag TCGGACAGCCCAGACGAGATGCACGGCTGGATCAAGGCTATCTCTGGGGCCATAGTGGCCCAGCGGGGTCCTGGACGCTCAGCAGCCTCT AGATTAAACATGACACTGAGACACTAA
- the plekha1b gene encoding pleckstrin homology domain-containing family A member 1 isoform X2 — protein MPYVDRQNRICGFLDIEEMESSGKFLRRYFILDTLEGSLVWYMDNPQNLPEGTSYVGSLKLIYISKVSDATKLRPKAEFCFVINAGMRKFYLQANDKQDLVEWVSALNNATKITVPKSGEQVAHNTAEACVDTLGAAKQVSYKTEIIAGVPIITTTQEKGEGQNGADKSGMRKPPGQLPFYLSRSNQDQSVIKAGYCVKQGAVMKNWKRRYFLLDDNALSYFKSDMEREPLRIIPLKEVNKVQECKQSDLMMRDNLFELVTTSRTFYIQSDSPDEMHGWIKAISGAIVAQRGPGRSAASMRQARRLSNPCIQRYTSCSGECSTSTLNPPPSSTPTNRVSQLLAHPSPQKSITQNAVPPRALSMAWEAPDLNSLRLGPRTRLSLQESPQIFFK, from the exons ATGCCATACGTAGATCGTCAGAATCGGATCTGTGGCTTTCTAGACATAGAGGAAATGGAGAGCAGCGGCAAGTTTTTACGACGCTACTTCATTCTGGACACCCTGGAAGGCAGCCTGGTGTGGTACATGGATAACCCTCAG AATCTTCCAGAAGGAACATCCTATGTTGGCTCCCTCAAACTAATATATATTTCCAAG GTTAGCGATGCCACCAAATTGCGGCCAAAGGCAGAGTTCTGCTTTG TCATCAACGCTGGAATGAGGAAGTTTTACTTGCAGGCGAATGATAAGCAGGATTTAGTGGAGTGGGTCAGTGCACTCAACAATGCCACCAAAATCACA GTGCCAAAGTCAGGTGAGCAGGTGGCCCATAATACAGCAGAAGCATGTGTGGACACATTGGGTGCCGCGAAACAAGTGTCATACAAGACCGAAATCATTGCAGGAGTGCCCATCATCACCACCACACAG GAAAAGGGGGAAGGTCAGAATGGTGCCGATAAGAGTGGGATGAGGAAACCTCCTGGTCAGCTGCCGTTTTACCTGAGCCGGAGCAACCAAGACCAGTCGGTTATTAAAGCTGGATATTGTGTCAAACAGGGAGCTGTG ATGAAAAACTGGAAAAGGAGATACTTCTTGCTGGATGACAATGCACTAAGCTACTTCAAATCAGACATG GAGCGAGAGCCGTTACGAATTATTCCTCTGAAAGAAGTGAACAAGGTGCAGGAGTGTAAACAAAG TGACTTGATGATGAGGGACAATCTTTTTGAACTGGTTACTACCTCAAGAACATTTTACATTCag TCGGACAGCCCAGACGAGATGCACGGCTGGATCAAGGCTATCTCTGGGGCCATAGTGGCCCAGCGGGGTCCTGGACGCTCAGCAGCCTCT ATGCGTCAGGCCAGGCGGCTCTCAAACCCTTGTATACAGAGGTATACATCCTGCAGTGGTGAATGCAGCAC GAGCACGCTGAACCCACCTCCATCTTCTACACCAACGAACAGAGTCTCTCAACTCCTTGCTCACCCCTCCCCACAGAAGTCCATTACCCAGAATGCCGTTCCCCCTCGGGCTCTCAGCATGGCGTGGGAGGCGCCAGATCTGAACAGCCTGCGCCTGGGGCCACGAACGCGCCTGTCGCTGCAAGAGTCACCACAAATATTCTTCAAGTAA
- the plekha1b gene encoding pleckstrin homology domain-containing family A member 1 isoform X4, with protein MPYVDRQNRICGFLDIEEMESSGKFLRRYFILDTLEGSLVWYMDNPQNLPEGTSYVGSLKLIYISKVSDATKLRPKAEFCFVINAGMRKFYLQANDKQDLVEWVSALNNATKITVPKSGEQVAHNTAEACVDTLGAAKQVSYKTEIIAGVPIITTTQEKGEGQNGADKSGMRKPPGQLPFYLSRSNQDQSVIKAGYCVKQGAVMKNWKRRYFLLDDNALSYFKSDMEREPLRIIPLKEVNKVQECKQSDLMMRDNLFELVTTSRTFYIQSDSPDEMHGWIKAISGAIVAQRGPGRSAASFFVATHPVHVQPNHVSLQTSLIYIYCWNDQKDSLP; from the exons ATGCCATACGTAGATCGTCAGAATCGGATCTGTGGCTTTCTAGACATAGAGGAAATGGAGAGCAGCGGCAAGTTTTTACGACGCTACTTCATTCTGGACACCCTGGAAGGCAGCCTGGTGTGGTACATGGATAACCCTCAG AATCTTCCAGAAGGAACATCCTATGTTGGCTCCCTCAAACTAATATATATTTCCAAG GTTAGCGATGCCACCAAATTGCGGCCAAAGGCAGAGTTCTGCTTTG TCATCAACGCTGGAATGAGGAAGTTTTACTTGCAGGCGAATGATAAGCAGGATTTAGTGGAGTGGGTCAGTGCACTCAACAATGCCACCAAAATCACA GTGCCAAAGTCAGGTGAGCAGGTGGCCCATAATACAGCAGAAGCATGTGTGGACACATTGGGTGCCGCGAAACAAGTGTCATACAAGACCGAAATCATTGCAGGAGTGCCCATCATCACCACCACACAG GAAAAGGGGGAAGGTCAGAATGGTGCCGATAAGAGTGGGATGAGGAAACCTCCTGGTCAGCTGCCGTTTTACCTGAGCCGGAGCAACCAAGACCAGTCGGTTATTAAAGCTGGATATTGTGTCAAACAGGGAGCTGTG ATGAAAAACTGGAAAAGGAGATACTTCTTGCTGGATGACAATGCACTAAGCTACTTCAAATCAGACATG GAGCGAGAGCCGTTACGAATTATTCCTCTGAAAGAAGTGAACAAGGTGCAGGAGTGTAAACAAAG TGACTTGATGATGAGGGACAATCTTTTTGAACTGGTTACTACCTCAAGAACATTTTACATTCag TCGGACAGCCCAGACGAGATGCACGGCTGGATCAAGGCTATCTCTGGGGCCATAGTGGCCCAGCGGGGTCCTGGACGCTCAGCAGCCTCT ttttttgtagCCACACATCCTGTCCATGTTCAGCCCAACCATGTGTCTCTTCAAACGTCACTCATTTATATTTACTGCTGGAATGACCAAAAGGATAGTTTACcctaa
- the plekha1b gene encoding pleckstrin homology domain-containing family A member 1 isoform X3 gives MPYVDRQNRICGFLDIEEMESSGKFLRRYFILDTLEGSLVWYMDNPQNLPEGTSYVGSLKLIYISKVSDATKLRPKAEFCFVINAGMRKFYLQANDKQDLVEWVSALNNATKITVPKSGEQVAHNTAEACVDTLGAAKQVSYKTEIIAGVPIITTTQEKGEGQNGADKSGMRKPPGQLPFYLSRSNQDQSVIKAGYCVKQGAVMKNWKRRYFLLDDNALSYFKSDMEREPLRIIPLKEVNKVQECKQSDLMMRDNLFELVTTSRTFYIQSDSPDEMHGWIKAISGAIVAQRGPGRSAASMRQARRLSNPCIQRSTLNPPPSSTPTNRVSQLLAHPSPQKSITQNAVPPRALSMAWEAPDLNSLRLGPRTRLSLQESPQIFFK, from the exons ATGCCATACGTAGATCGTCAGAATCGGATCTGTGGCTTTCTAGACATAGAGGAAATGGAGAGCAGCGGCAAGTTTTTACGACGCTACTTCATTCTGGACACCCTGGAAGGCAGCCTGGTGTGGTACATGGATAACCCTCAG AATCTTCCAGAAGGAACATCCTATGTTGGCTCCCTCAAACTAATATATATTTCCAAG GTTAGCGATGCCACCAAATTGCGGCCAAAGGCAGAGTTCTGCTTTG TCATCAACGCTGGAATGAGGAAGTTTTACTTGCAGGCGAATGATAAGCAGGATTTAGTGGAGTGGGTCAGTGCACTCAACAATGCCACCAAAATCACA GTGCCAAAGTCAGGTGAGCAGGTGGCCCATAATACAGCAGAAGCATGTGTGGACACATTGGGTGCCGCGAAACAAGTGTCATACAAGACCGAAATCATTGCAGGAGTGCCCATCATCACCACCACACAG GAAAAGGGGGAAGGTCAGAATGGTGCCGATAAGAGTGGGATGAGGAAACCTCCTGGTCAGCTGCCGTTTTACCTGAGCCGGAGCAACCAAGACCAGTCGGTTATTAAAGCTGGATATTGTGTCAAACAGGGAGCTGTG ATGAAAAACTGGAAAAGGAGATACTTCTTGCTGGATGACAATGCACTAAGCTACTTCAAATCAGACATG GAGCGAGAGCCGTTACGAATTATTCCTCTGAAAGAAGTGAACAAGGTGCAGGAGTGTAAACAAAG TGACTTGATGATGAGGGACAATCTTTTTGAACTGGTTACTACCTCAAGAACATTTTACATTCag TCGGACAGCCCAGACGAGATGCACGGCTGGATCAAGGCTATCTCTGGGGCCATAGTGGCCCAGCGGGGTCCTGGACGCTCAGCAGCCTCT ATGCGTCAGGCCAGGCGGCTCTCAAACCCTTGTATACAGAG GAGCACGCTGAACCCACCTCCATCTTCTACACCAACGAACAGAGTCTCTCAACTCCTTGCTCACCCCTCCCCACAGAAGTCCATTACCCAGAATGCCGTTCCCCCTCGGGCTCTCAGCATGGCGTGGGAGGCGCCAGATCTGAACAGCCTGCGCCTGGGGCCACGAACGCGCCTGTCGCTGCAAGAGTCACCACAAATATTCTTCAAGTAA
- the plekha1b gene encoding pleckstrin homology domain-containing family A member 1 isoform X5: MPYVDRQNRICGFLDIEEMESSGKFLRRYFILDTLEGSLVWYMDNPQNLPEGTSYVGSLKLIYISKVSDATKLRPKAEFCFVINAGMRKFYLQANDKQDLVEWVSALNNATKITVPKSGEQVAHNTAEACVDTLGAAKQVSYKTEIIAGVPIITTTQEKGEGQNGADKSGMRKPPGQLPFYLSRSNQDQSVIKAGYCVKQGAVMKNWKRRYFLLDDNALSYFKSDMEREPLRIIPLKEVNKVQECKQSDLMMRDNLFELVTTSRTFYIQSDSPDEMHGWIKAISGAIVAQRGPGRSAASMRQARRLSNPCIQRD, translated from the exons ATGCCATACGTAGATCGTCAGAATCGGATCTGTGGCTTTCTAGACATAGAGGAAATGGAGAGCAGCGGCAAGTTTTTACGACGCTACTTCATTCTGGACACCCTGGAAGGCAGCCTGGTGTGGTACATGGATAACCCTCAG AATCTTCCAGAAGGAACATCCTATGTTGGCTCCCTCAAACTAATATATATTTCCAAG GTTAGCGATGCCACCAAATTGCGGCCAAAGGCAGAGTTCTGCTTTG TCATCAACGCTGGAATGAGGAAGTTTTACTTGCAGGCGAATGATAAGCAGGATTTAGTGGAGTGGGTCAGTGCACTCAACAATGCCACCAAAATCACA GTGCCAAAGTCAGGTGAGCAGGTGGCCCATAATACAGCAGAAGCATGTGTGGACACATTGGGTGCCGCGAAACAAGTGTCATACAAGACCGAAATCATTGCAGGAGTGCCCATCATCACCACCACACAG GAAAAGGGGGAAGGTCAGAATGGTGCCGATAAGAGTGGGATGAGGAAACCTCCTGGTCAGCTGCCGTTTTACCTGAGCCGGAGCAACCAAGACCAGTCGGTTATTAAAGCTGGATATTGTGTCAAACAGGGAGCTGTG ATGAAAAACTGGAAAAGGAGATACTTCTTGCTGGATGACAATGCACTAAGCTACTTCAAATCAGACATG GAGCGAGAGCCGTTACGAATTATTCCTCTGAAAGAAGTGAACAAGGTGCAGGAGTGTAAACAAAG TGACTTGATGATGAGGGACAATCTTTTTGAACTGGTTACTACCTCAAGAACATTTTACATTCag TCGGACAGCCCAGACGAGATGCACGGCTGGATCAAGGCTATCTCTGGGGCCATAGTGGCCCAGCGGGGTCCTGGACGCTCAGCAGCCTCT ATGCGTCAGGCCAGGCGGCTCTCAAACCCTTGTATACAGAG AGATTAA
- the plekha1b gene encoding pleckstrin homology domain-containing family A member 1 isoform X1: MPYVDRQNRICGFLDIEEMESSGKFLRRYFILDTLEGSLVWYMDNPQNLPEGTSYVGSLKLIYISKVSDATKLRPKAEFCFVINAGMRKFYLQANDKQDLVEWVSALNNATKITVPKSGEQVAHNTAEACVDTLGAAKQVSYKTEIIAGVPIITTTQEKGEGQNGADKSGMRKPPGQLPFYLSRSNQDQSVIKAGYCVKQGAVMKNWKRRYFLLDDNALSYFKSDMEREPLRIIPLKEVNKVQECKQSDLMMRDNLFELVTTSRTFYIQSDSPDEMHGWIKAISGAIVAQRGPGRSAASEHAEPTSIFYTNEQSLSTPCSPLPTEVHYPECRSPSGSQHGVGGARSEQPAPGATNAPVAARVTTNILQVNADDTSPGQITSGVTQPPNIPQDKDLHVTQG, encoded by the exons ATGCCATACGTAGATCGTCAGAATCGGATCTGTGGCTTTCTAGACATAGAGGAAATGGAGAGCAGCGGCAAGTTTTTACGACGCTACTTCATTCTGGACACCCTGGAAGGCAGCCTGGTGTGGTACATGGATAACCCTCAG AATCTTCCAGAAGGAACATCCTATGTTGGCTCCCTCAAACTAATATATATTTCCAAG GTTAGCGATGCCACCAAATTGCGGCCAAAGGCAGAGTTCTGCTTTG TCATCAACGCTGGAATGAGGAAGTTTTACTTGCAGGCGAATGATAAGCAGGATTTAGTGGAGTGGGTCAGTGCACTCAACAATGCCACCAAAATCACA GTGCCAAAGTCAGGTGAGCAGGTGGCCCATAATACAGCAGAAGCATGTGTGGACACATTGGGTGCCGCGAAACAAGTGTCATACAAGACCGAAATCATTGCAGGAGTGCCCATCATCACCACCACACAG GAAAAGGGGGAAGGTCAGAATGGTGCCGATAAGAGTGGGATGAGGAAACCTCCTGGTCAGCTGCCGTTTTACCTGAGCCGGAGCAACCAAGACCAGTCGGTTATTAAAGCTGGATATTGTGTCAAACAGGGAGCTGTG ATGAAAAACTGGAAAAGGAGATACTTCTTGCTGGATGACAATGCACTAAGCTACTTCAAATCAGACATG GAGCGAGAGCCGTTACGAATTATTCCTCTGAAAGAAGTGAACAAGGTGCAGGAGTGTAAACAAAG TGACTTGATGATGAGGGACAATCTTTTTGAACTGGTTACTACCTCAAGAACATTTTACATTCag TCGGACAGCCCAGACGAGATGCACGGCTGGATCAAGGCTATCTCTGGGGCCATAGTGGCCCAGCGGGGTCCTGGACGCTCAGCAGCCTCT GAGCACGCTGAACCCACCTCCATCTTCTACACCAACGAACAGAGTCTCTCAACTCCTTGCTCACCCCTCCCCACAGAAGTCCATTACCCAGAATGCCGTTCCCCCTCGGGCTCTCAGCATGGCGTGGGAGGCGCCAGATCTGAACAGCCTGCGCCTGGGGCCACGAACGCGCCTGTCGCTGCAAGAGTCACCACAAATATTCTTCAAGTAAATGCTGACGACACGTCACCAGGGCAAATCACAAGCGGCGTAACACAGCCTCCGAATATCCCACAAGATAAAGACCTGCATGTTACCCAGGGTTAA